CACGACGTTCCCGCACACATCCAGACCGGCGGCCTGCATCTCTCTGTCCCGTTCCAGTCGTTCCCCCTCCAGCCTCTCTCGTTCCCTCTCCCTCTCACGTTCCCGTTCTCGCTCCCGCTCCCTTTCGATCTTCTCCCTCTCGATCctttccctctccctctcccggGGCCCTCTCCCGTTCCCTTTCTCGCTCtcgctccagtctctctctctccacccgTTCCCGCTCTCtctcccggtttctctcccgctcGCGCTCCCTATCCAACCTCTCCCGGTCCCAGTCTCGGTCCCGGTCCCTGTCTCTCCCCCGTTCTCGTTGCCTCTCCCTCTCCCACTCCCTCCTGAGGGCCGCGTTGCTGCACTCCAGCTGGCTGTTGTTGTTGGGCGCCGCCATGGTACATTCCGTGTTGGTGGTGGAGGCCGTTTCAGTAGGCCGGTCAGTACAGGTGCCGGTGCCGATACTAACGCTCCCTCGCTCGTCGCTAGAGGCCGTCCCGTCAGATATAGttgcgggggggcggggcagaCGCTCTGCGCTGCAGCTGCGGTCACCAGGGCAACGGCGTGAGAGGGGCGGAGCGCGGGGCAGCGTGGTCCTCGTGCCTACGGACTTCATGGCAAATTCCTGCTCGCCTGCCACCCCACTGCCAACACTGCCCATAGTGAGGGGGTCAAAGGTCAGGGGTTAGAGGTTAGGAGTCAGGTTTGAGGAGGGTCAAAGAAACATTTGGATGCAGTGTGGGTCATCACAACCTAATGCAGGAAGTGGGGGCACACACACTAGAGGAACACAGAGAAATGAGAGGCGTTATACAATATTGTTATCGCATTAATCGGATTAGATTCAGACATCGAAATGGAGAGCAGACAAAATTCCCTTGGTTTTGACTGAATGACATGAAAGCGTATCCTCCTTGGATGATTTCTAATTATTCGGGCCCCTTGTTATGATGCGAGATTTCCTCAGAATGAGGAATGCCACTTTGACACTGACGGTCCTACAAACATTTGGAAACGGAGAACAAGAACAGTCTTCGGCGCAACTCACCGATAGCGGCGTGCTAACATGATAAATTAAGATTTGGCGGGGATTATTTATCATCTGGAGCAtcagaataaaaatgcatttcatcttcatattaaatattaaatattgaagCGCCTTTTCAGGTAGAGCTGTACGCTTTTTCTATGCCTTGCATTATCTTCATAGGGATTTGTAGCATAATGAATTAGCCTCACAGCCCTTGCTTACCGTGACCTAAGTTGCTCTATGTGATGCATTATGTATAACACTAATAATGCTCATAAAGAGCTGTAGTCATAAGTTGGACATACCCTTGCAAGAATAGGCAAGTCATGCACCACtctttgaagaaaatgtaagcaaatatttttttttttcagggaagcCTGTATTTCACCAATagctacttttttcttttcttttttcaacccTGTCAGGCACCCtttaacctgatcacatgataagctgaTCACTATAGTAGCCGCTATTCCTGAAAGGGCTATTTTCCACAATTCTTCATGCAGTTGTGACTgaaattgttgttgttctacCTGACCGTGGCTTGATATCAACAAAATGACTTAATTTCCACGTATCTTCATTTATTCGAGTTCCCTATAAGCTTTTCACAAGAGCAATTGCACACTGCTCTCACTCTCTCAGTGCACCCAGCACACACGTTATATTTCTCTCCTCATTCCTTCATTTGGACCCCAGTTCAATCTCGAAACAGGGcaccacaccattcccattTCCTTATGTCAGTAGTCGACCAAGggtgtatcctctgttgttctAATTTTTGGAGCACACTGTACATAGGCACAccaacactcacactcaccactGACAAGATGCAGCAGGCGACACGCAAACCGCTCCATTCAGAAAATCCAAACACGGAGCTCGTTTATGAGCCCCTTGAATGAGGCTCTTTTGGATGTTTCAGGGGTCAGATGACtagaatttttttgtttctctcagGAGCTTAGAAAATCATTAAGTATTTTATCCACAGACTCTAATTCCAACCAAAACAGTCACATGTGGGGAAATATACTGCAAAAAGCCATGTAACCATTTATGTGTGTCAGCGTGTGTATATCATCAGGCCAAACATTCAAGAGTATGTAAAACGGAACAATTTGGGGGATTTCAGttgatgattttaaaaaatgtggttgTTAAAAGTGACAACAAATGGCCTCACCGGACTACTATCCATAAATAAAAGAAACCTTTTCTGTACGATCTGTCATATTTTCCATTCAATTGCCAATACTTCAGAAATTCTGCTAGGCGATGTACCAGCGCAATTGCATATGTACACAATGTACAGCTTCTAAAAATCATACAATTAAGAGCTTTTTCATATAACAGCGAAAATGTGCCACTCAATGCAGTTATCCAATTTCCAATCCAATTGATCAAAAAGGTTGCTGTAGTAACTCTGCTGATACAAAAATACTAATGCCCAATTTTAATTCTTTCAATTTCTCTTCAATAGCACATGCCTGTTATTTTGCTTGGAGTTCGCAGTGTTGTCCCTCAGCActgcatcatcctgaaatgtgcttctcataacatgtaataacaacactttatttttatacgTGAGCGTATGCAGCTCCACCTAATGTTATCGTAGCTGAGTGTAAATCACACCCAAACGTGTACAGTCCCAAAACAAGTATGAATGTTAGCTACAGTACATCCTTACTTCCTCTTGGGGGACTACagtagcagtagtagtagtagtaataattGTAGTAGTCAAATAATGTGTATAGGTGCCTCGGTCGCACTCTCCCGTCCCCTTacgccccccccctttccctttCCTATTTCCTCCGCATCCCTGAGCGGCAAGAGCTTTATAGCAGCATCCGCATCGAGCCCTCATTGCACCGCGCGTCCACACACTCACTAGGCCCCGTGGTTGCAACCACACGCGTGGAATCCTCTCCACCATCCGAacctcccccctcgcatccgAATCAAATCCACGGGCCTCGCTGACATTTGGCGGACGCTCAAACGCACCACCTATCACCACCTATTGAttcccatatatatataaatatacacacacacacacacacacacacccctccccacctccaAGCCACTGTGCACAGCAACCCCAGTGATGCGTTCCGTCGACACAAGCGAtactcactgttttttttttcctgcagcgtGCGGAAGGCGCACTCCGTGTTGTTGTTCCGCTGTCAGTGTCGCGTCCTGCGGGCCCCGATCATCGTGCGATGCGGCCGCGCGTCGGTGCAGCTCGGGATGCCGTCGTCGACCGCGTCGGATGCTGATGATGGAGTCGCTCGGTTGATACGCGCATCAGCTGAGAGATACACACCCACCACTGGACCCGCCCCTCCCGGCTGCATGATGCAAACGCCCCCTTTTGGCATCCGGCCAGTCGGAAAATGGCCTGGATGGAcctggaaatggatggatggggatcGAGATAGAAATTGGTTCGATAAATGATTGGGCAGCCCCACCTGAGTTCCTTCTACTAGCAGTTGCAAAAACGTACATCATACTGGAACGTGTTTctcatgttttgtctttttctggCTACAATGAAACATTAGGTAATACTACGACCAGTTATCAATTTGATGAAATGCGCCTCTGGAATATATGCCTCACAGGCCTTACGTG
This sequence is a window from Hippocampus zosterae strain Florida chromosome 6, ASM2543408v3, whole genome shotgun sequence. Protein-coding genes within it:
- the LOC127602420 gene encoding putative uncharacterized protein DDB_G0271982, with the translated sequence MGSVGSGVAGEQEFAMKSVGTRTTLPRAPPLSRRCPGDRSCSAERLPRPPATISDGTASSDERGSVSIGTGTCTDRPTETASTTNTECTMAAPNNNSQLECSNAALRREWERERQRERGRDRDRDRDWDRERLDRERERERNRERERERVERERLERERERERERAPGEGEGKDREGEDRKGAGARTGT